A DNA window from Pseudomonas resinovorans NBRC 106553 contains the following coding sequences:
- a CDS encoding DUF1328 domain-containing protein gives MLSWALTFLVIAIVAAVLGFGGIAGTAAGIAKILFIVFLVLFVVSFIMGRRAP, from the coding sequence ATGTTGAGCTGGGCACTGACTTTCCTGGTAATCGCAATAGTCGCCGCCGTGTTGGGATTTGGTGGTATCGCAGGCACTGCCGCAGGCATCGCGAAGATCCTCTTCATCGTCTTCCTGGTGTTGTTCGTGGTGTCCTTCATCATGGGCCGCCGAGCGCCCTGA
- the wrbA gene encoding NAD(P)H:quinone oxidoreductase yields the protein MKKVLVLYYSMYGHIERMAEAVAEGARGVPGVEVTIKRVAETMPEDVARKAGAKLDQAAPVAIPQELADYDAILFGTPTRFGNMTAQMRNFLDQTGGLWVKGALVGKIGSVFTSTGTGGGSETTITSFWNTLAHHGMLIAGLPYSAPELSDISELRGGSPYGAATVAAADGSRTPSAKELALAKFQGAHVAGLVSRMQ from the coding sequence ATGAAGAAGGTCCTGGTGCTCTATTACTCGATGTACGGTCACATCGAACGCATGGCCGAGGCCGTCGCCGAAGGTGCGCGCGGCGTGCCCGGCGTGGAGGTGACCATCAAGCGCGTGGCCGAGACCATGCCCGAGGATGTGGCCCGCAAGGCCGGCGCGAAGCTGGACCAGGCCGCCCCGGTGGCCATCCCGCAGGAGCTGGCGGACTACGACGCCATCCTGTTCGGCACGCCGACCCGCTTCGGCAACATGACGGCGCAGATGCGCAACTTCCTCGACCAGACCGGCGGGCTCTGGGTGAAGGGCGCGCTGGTGGGCAAGATCGGCAGTGTCTTCACCTCCACCGGCACCGGCGGCGGTTCGGAAACCACCATCACCTCGTTCTGGAACACCCTGGCGCATCACGGGATGCTGATCGCCGGGCTGCCCTACTCGGCACCGGAACTCAGCGATATCAGCGAACTGCGCGGTGGCTCGCCCTACGGCGCGGCCACGGTGGCGGCGGCGGACGGTTCGCGTACGCCGAGCGCCAAGGAGCTGGCCCTGGCGAAATTCCAGGGTGCCCATGTGGCGGGCCTGGTGAGCAGGATGCAGTGA
- a CDS encoding nucleoside recognition domain-containing protein — MLNGLWLGFFVVAAVAALARWIGGDPGVWAAMVESLFAMAKLSVDVMILLFGTLTLWMGFLRIAEKAGLVEWLGRVLAPLFHRLMPEVPPGHPALGLITLNFAANGLGLDNAATPIGLKAMKALQELNPSSTTASNAQILFLVLNASSLTLLPVSIFMYRAQQGAEDPTLVFLPILLATSASTLVGLISVALVQRLRLWDPVVLAYLVPGALLLGGFMALLAGLSATALATLSSLLGNLTLFGLILLFLVIGALRKVKVYECFVDGAKEGFDVAKNLLPYLVAMLCAVGVLRASGALDFGLDGIRALVEWFGWDTRFVDALPTALVKPFSGSAARAMLIETMQNHGVDSFPALIAATVQGSTETTFYVLAVYFGSVGIQRARHAVGCALVADLAGVLASIGVCYWFFG; from the coding sequence ATGCTCAACGGCCTGTGGCTGGGCTTCTTCGTGGTGGCGGCGGTGGCGGCGCTGGCGCGCTGGATCGGTGGTGATCCGGGTGTCTGGGCGGCCATGGTGGAAAGCCTGTTCGCCATGGCCAAGCTCTCGGTGGATGTAATGATCCTGCTGTTCGGCACCCTGACCCTGTGGATGGGCTTCCTGCGCATCGCCGAGAAGGCCGGCCTGGTGGAATGGCTGGGGCGCGTCCTGGCGCCGCTGTTCCACCGCCTGATGCCCGAGGTGCCGCCGGGCCATCCCGCCCTCGGCCTGATCACTCTCAACTTCGCCGCCAACGGCCTGGGCCTGGACAACGCGGCCACGCCCATCGGCCTGAAGGCGATGAAGGCGCTGCAGGAGCTCAACCCCAGCAGTACCACGGCGAGCAACGCACAGATCCTCTTCCTGGTGCTCAACGCTTCGTCGCTGACCCTGCTGCCGGTCTCGATCTTCATGTACCGCGCACAGCAAGGCGCCGAGGACCCGACGCTGGTGTTCCTGCCCATCCTCCTCGCCACCAGCGCCTCCACCCTCGTGGGACTGATTTCCGTGGCCCTGGTGCAGCGCCTGCGCCTGTGGGACCCGGTGGTGCTGGCCTACCTGGTACCCGGCGCGTTGCTGCTGGGCGGCTTCATGGCCCTGCTCGCCGGCCTCTCCGCCACCGCACTGGCGACCCTCTCCTCGCTGCTCGGCAACCTCACCCTGTTCGGCCTCATCCTGCTGTTCCTGGTGATTGGCGCGTTACGCAAGGTGAAGGTCTACGAGTGCTTCGTGGACGGCGCCAAGGAAGGCTTCGACGTCGCCAAGAACCTGCTGCCCTACCTGGTGGCCATGCTCTGCGCCGTGGGGGTGCTGCGGGCCTCCGGTGCCCTGGACTTCGGCCTGGACGGCATCCGCGCCCTGGTCGAGTGGTTCGGCTGGGACACCCGCTTCGTCGATGCCCTGCCCACCGCCCTGGTCAAGCCGTTCTCCGGTAGCGCGGCGCGCGCCATGCTGATCGAGACCATGCAGAACCACGGGGTGGACAGCTTCCCGGCGTTGATCGCGGCCACCGTGCAGGGCAGCACCGAGACCACCTTCTACGTGCTGGCGGTGTACTTCGGTTCGGTGGGTATCCAGCGTGCGCGCCACGCCGTTGGTTGCGCCCTGGTGGCGGACCTGGCCGGCGTGCTGGCGTCCATCGGCGTGTGCTACTGGTTCTTCGGCTGA
- the gltP gene encoding glutamate/aspartate:proton symporter GltP: protein MTKARLSLAWQILIGLVLGIAIGALLNHFSAEKAWWIANVLQPAGDIFIRLIKMIVIPIVVASLIVGIAGVGDAKKLGRIGFKTILYFEIITTVAIVVGLLLANFFQPGTGIDMSTLGTVDISKYQQTAQEVQHDHALISTLLNLIPSNIFAAVARGEMLPIIFFSVMFGLGLSSLPGDTREPLVKMFQGISETMFKVTHMIMAYAPIGVFALIAVTVANFGFASLLPLAKLVLLVYFAIAFFAFMVLGLVARLFGFSIIRLMRILKDELILAYSTASSETVLPRIIEKMEDYGAPRAISSFVVPTGYSFNLDGSTLYQSIAAIFIAQLYGIDLSISQQLLLVLTLMVTSKGIAGVPGVSFVVLLATLGSVGIPLEGLAFIAGVDRIMDMARTALNVIGNALAVLVIAKWEGMYDAEQGQRYWSSLPHWRGTEVQAKGRAVID, encoded by the coding sequence ATGACCAAGGCCAGATTGAGCCTCGCCTGGCAGATTCTCATCGGGTTGGTGCTGGGTATCGCCATTGGCGCCCTGCTCAACCACTTCAGTGCCGAGAAGGCCTGGTGGATCGCCAATGTCCTGCAACCGGCCGGCGACATCTTCATCCGCCTGATCAAGATGATCGTCATCCCGATCGTGGTCGCGTCGCTGATCGTCGGCATCGCCGGCGTGGGTGATGCCAAGAAGCTCGGCCGCATCGGTTTCAAGACCATCCTCTACTTCGAGATCATCACCACCGTGGCGATAGTGGTGGGCCTGCTGCTGGCGAACTTCTTCCAGCCCGGCACCGGCATCGACATGAGCACCCTGGGTACCGTGGACATCTCCAAGTACCAGCAGACCGCCCAGGAAGTGCAGCACGACCACGCGTTGATCTCGACCCTGCTCAACCTGATCCCGTCGAACATCTTCGCCGCCGTGGCGCGGGGCGAGATGCTGCCGATCATCTTCTTCTCGGTGATGTTCGGCCTTGGCCTGTCGAGCCTGCCCGGGGATACCCGCGAGCCCCTGGTGAAGATGTTCCAGGGGATCTCCGAGACCATGTTCAAGGTCACCCACATGATCATGGCCTACGCCCCCATCGGCGTGTTCGCGCTGATCGCCGTGACCGTGGCCAACTTCGGTTTCGCCTCCCTGCTGCCGCTGGCCAAGCTGGTGCTGCTGGTGTACTTCGCCATCGCCTTCTTCGCCTTCATGGTGCTGGGCCTGGTGGCGCGCCTGTTCGGCTTCTCCATCATCCGCCTGATGCGCATCCTCAAGGACGAGCTGATCCTCGCCTACTCCACCGCCAGCTCCGAGACCGTGCTGCCGCGCATCATCGAGAAGATGGAGGACTACGGCGCGCCGCGTGCCATCAGCAGCTTCGTGGTGCCGACCGGCTATTCCTTCAACCTCGACGGCTCGACGCTCTACCAGAGCATCGCCGCGATCTTCATCGCCCAGCTCTACGGCATCGACCTGTCCATCAGCCAGCAGCTGCTGCTGGTGCTGACCCTGATGGTCACCTCCAAGGGCATCGCCGGCGTGCCGGGCGTGTCCTTCGTGGTCCTGCTGGCCACCCTGGGCAGCGTCGGCATCCCCCTGGAAGGCCTGGCCTTCATCGCCGGCGTCGACCGCATCATGGACATGGCGCGCACCGCGCTGAACGTGATCGGCAACGCGCTGGCGGTACTGGTGATCGCCAAGTGGGAAGGCATGTACGACGCCGAGCAGGGCCAGCGCTACTGGAGCTCCCTGCCCCATTGGCGCGGCACCGAGGTGCAGGCCAAGGGCCGGGCTGTGATCGACTGA
- the algB gene encoding sigma-54-dependent response regulator transcription factor AlgB, whose product MEQVTENQGRVLLVDDEAAILRTFRYCLEDEGYNVATASSAAQAEALLQRQVFDLCFLDLRLGEDNGLDVLAQMRVQAPWMRVVIVTAHSAVDTAVDAMQAGAADYLVKPCSPDQLRMAAAKQLEVRQLTVRLEALEGEVRRDGDGLDSHSPSMMTVLETARQVAGTDANILILGESGTGKGELARAIHGWSKRAKKSVVTINCPSLSADLMESELFGHNRGAFTGASESTLGRVSQADGGTLFLDEIGDFPLSLQPKLLRFIQDKEYERVGDPVTRRADVRILAATNLDLDEMVRDGRFREDLLYRINVIALSLPPLRERHEDILELAERFLARFIGDYARPARAFSEEAKAAMLGYRWPGNVRELRNVVERASIICNQELVEVVHLGLGDTPASNAPRVGGPLSLEELERAHIAGVLASAETLDQAARTLGIDASTLYRKRKLYGL is encoded by the coding sequence ATGGAACAGGTAACCGAGAACCAGGGACGGGTACTGCTGGTGGATGACGAAGCCGCCATCCTGCGTACCTTCCGCTACTGCCTGGAGGACGAGGGCTACAACGTGGCCACGGCGAGCAGCGCCGCACAGGCGGAGGCGCTCCTGCAACGGCAGGTGTTCGACCTGTGCTTCCTCGACCTGCGACTGGGCGAGGACAATGGCCTCGACGTCCTGGCGCAGATGCGCGTGCAGGCGCCCTGGATGCGGGTGGTGATCGTCACCGCGCACTCGGCGGTGGATACCGCCGTGGACGCCATGCAGGCCGGCGCCGCGGATTACCTGGTCAAGCCCTGCAGCCCGGACCAGCTGCGCATGGCGGCGGCCAAGCAGCTGGAGGTGCGCCAGCTCACCGTGCGCCTGGAAGCCCTGGAGGGCGAAGTGCGCCGCGACGGCGACGGCCTCGACTCCCACAGTCCGTCGATGATGACCGTACTGGAGACCGCCCGGCAGGTAGCCGGCACCGACGCCAACATCCTCATCCTCGGCGAGTCCGGCACCGGCAAGGGCGAACTCGCCCGCGCCATCCACGGCTGGAGCAAGCGGGCGAAGAAGTCGGTGGTCACCATCAATTGCCCCTCGCTGTCGGCGGACCTGATGGAGAGCGAGCTGTTCGGCCATAACCGCGGCGCCTTCACCGGCGCCAGCGAGAGCACCCTCGGCCGGGTCAGCCAGGCCGACGGCGGTACGCTGTTCCTCGACGAGATCGGCGACTTCCCCCTGAGCCTCCAGCCCAAGCTGCTGCGTTTCATCCAGGACAAGGAATACGAACGGGTGGGCGACCCGGTGACCCGCCGCGCCGACGTGCGCATCCTCGCCGCCACCAACCTCGACCTGGACGAGATGGTCCGCGACGGACGCTTCCGCGAGGACCTGCTCTACCGCATCAATGTGATCGCCCTGAGCCTGCCGCCGCTGCGTGAACGCCACGAGGACATCCTCGAACTGGCCGAGCGCTTCCTCGCCCGCTTCATCGGCGACTACGCGCGTCCGGCGCGGGCGTTCAGCGAGGAGGCCAAGGCGGCGATGCTCGGCTACCGCTGGCCGGGCAACGTGCGCGAATTGCGCAACGTGGTGGAACGCGCCTCGATCATCTGCAACCAGGAACTGGTGGAGGTCGTCCACCTGGGCCTGGGCGATACCCCCGCCAGCAATGCGCCACGGGTGGGCGGGCCATTGAGCCTGGAGGAGCTGGAACGGGCGCATATCGCCGGTGTGCTGGCCAGCGCCGAAACCCTCGACCAGGCGGCCCGCACCCTGGGCATAGACGCCTCGACCCTGTACCGCAAACGCAAGCTCTACGGCCTCTGA